In Bacteroidales bacterium, the genomic stretch TGGAATGTACAGAGCATAAAGAAAGTGGTATGCCCGGTACATCAAGATATATAACTACAAAAAATAAAAAAAACACCCCAGAAAGACTTGAGTTCCGTAAGTACAACCCTGTATTAAAAAGGGTTACCCTTCATCGTGAAACTAAATAATATTTAAATCATGGCAAAGAAAGTAGTTGCTACAATGCAGAAAGGTACCGGAAGGGTACGTACAAAATGCATAAAAATGGTAAGATCTCCTAAAACAGGTGCTTACATGTTTAAAGAGGAAATGGTTAACAACGCTGAGATTCAGGATTTTTTTAAAGCAAAATAATTTGTTTTGTTTTCTTGGCTTGAGACATATTTGATAAAGCTTTCTTGATCAGAAAGCTTTTCTTTTTTGTATATTAGTGTCTATTTATTTAAGTATTTATGGGTGTTTTAGATTTCTTTTCAAAGGAGAACAAAGATTCTCTGAATAAGGGTCTTGAAAAAACTAAGGAGAGTCTACTTAAGAAGATATCCAAGGCTGTTATTGGTAAATCTCATGTGGATGATGAAGTGCTAGACAACCTTGAAGAGATATTAATATCTTCAGATGTGGGCGTAGAGACAACGCTTAGGATTATTGAAAGGATTCAGAAAAGAGCTGCTAGTGATAAATATTTGAATACTAATGAGCTAAATCAAATATTAAAGTCTGAAATTGTTAACCTCCTTGCTGAGAATGAATCAGTTGAATCTGAATTGTTTCCAGCGAAAAATAGTGGAAATCCATATGTTATAATGGTTGTTGGAGTTAATGGTGTTGGTAAAACCACTACCATTGGAAAACTTGCCTACCTTTTTAAAAGTAGTGGAAAATCCGTATTAATTGGTGCCGCAGATACTTTTAGAGCTGCTGCAGTTGATCAAATAACCATTTGGGCGGATAGGGTTGGAGTTCCCATTGTAAAACAGCAAATGGGTGCAGATCCTGCCTCAGTTGCTTTTGATACCTTAACATCTGCAAAGGCTAGCAATATGGATGTTGTGATAATAGATACAGCAGGGAGACTTCACAATAAAATTAACCTGATGAATGAATTATCGAAGATCAAAAAGGTTATGCAGAAAGTCATTCCTGATGCGCCCCATGAGGTTTTATTGGTCTTAGATGGTTCGGTAGGGCAAAATGCCTTTGAACAGGCGAAACAATTTACTAAATCAACGGAGGTTACTGCTTTAGCTCTTACAAAACTCGATGGCACAGCAAAAGGTGGTGTAGTGATTGGAATCTCTGATCAGTTTAAAATCCCTGTAAAATTTATAGGAGTTGGTGAGAAAATAACTGATCTTCAGATATTTAATCGAGTTGAATTTGTTGATTCGCTATTTAACTAATCTAAATTTATCAATATAATTAACCCGGGTATAACTCCCGGGTTTTTCCATAATATGAAGAAAAGCAAAAGAAAAATAAACGTTGTGACCTTGGGTTGTTCTAAGAATATCGTTGATTCGGAATTCTTAATGAAACAGTTGGATTTTGATGGATGGGAGGTTGTTCACGATTCTAATGATACTTCAGCAAAAGTAGTAGTTATTAACACCTGTGGTTTCATTGCCGATGCAAAGGAGGAATCAACTGACACTATTATTCGTTTTGTAAATGCTAAAAATCAAGGAGTTATCGATAGAGTTTATGTTATGGGGTGTCTATCCCAAAGATACAAAGATGATCTATCTAAAGAGATCCCTGAGGTTGATGGGTTTTATGGGGTAACAGATCTTCCTGAGATTCTTAAAGATTTAAAATCAAAGTATAGCAATGAGGTCGCAAATGATCGGATGCTACTTACCCCAAATCATTACGCTTACCTTAAAATATCAGAGGGTTGTAATTGGGGCTGTGGCTATTGCGCTATACCTTTAATTAGAGGTAAACACATTTCTAGAAGTATTGAATCGCTTGTTGATGAGGCAACTAAAATAGCCCAAAATGGTATAAAAGAGCTTCTTATTATTGCTCAGGATTCCACATACTATGGACTTGATCTTTATGGTAAGAGAATGTTGGCTGAACTTATTGAAAAGCTTAGTGAAATTAAGGGTATTGAGTGGATAAGGATTCATTATGCGTATCCAAGTAATTTTCCAATATCACTAATTGATGTAATAAAGAATAATCCTAAAGTTTGTAAATATATAGATATACCTTTTCAGCATATTAGCGATAACATGCTAAAGATAATGCGTAGAGGCTTGACTAAAGATGAGACAATTAAATTAGTGGATAATCTTAGAAAAAGCATACCTGACATTGCCATACGTACTACTTTCTTAGTAGGTCATCCAGGGGAAACAGAGCAGGATTTTAGAGAATTAGTTGATTTTGTTAAGGAATCAAAGTTTGATAGAATAGGAGTTTTCACATATTCTGAGGAGGAGGGTACCTATTCTGCGAATAACTATCCCGATAAAATATCCAGCTCTGTGAAAAATCGTCGCTTTAATAAAATAATGGAGATTCAGCGTGAGATATCTTTAAGCAATAATTCAAAGAGAGTAGGAAAGGTTTATAAAGTTATTATTGATCGAATTGAAGATGAGAATTTTATAGGAAGAACAGAATACGATTCACCCGAAGTTGATCAAGAGGTTATAATAAAATCGGATAAAAAAATAGCTGTAGGAGATTTTATAAACGTGAAAATCACGTCATGCGATGACTATGATTTAATGGGAGAGATGATATAAAACTAAGGGCTGCAAAATTTCGCAGTCCTTAGTTTTTAGATTAATGCTTTCAAGACCTTTAAGGCGGCATCATAGTTTGGTTCTTTTCCTATTTCTTGCAAAACTTCAACGTATTGTATTTTATCATCTTTATCAATAATTACAACCCCTCTAGCAAGTAATCGTAAATCCTTGATAAGAAATCCGTACTTATTACCAAAATCAGCATCCCGATGATCTGAGAGGGTTTTAAGATTGTTAATGCCTTCTGCTCCACAAAACCTTTTTAATGCAAAGGGTAAATCCATTGAAATGGCAAGAAAGGCAACATTTTCGCCATATGATCCTGCTTCGCTATTGAATTTATGGTTTTGAATAGAGCAAACACTTGTATCAATAGAAGGGAAAACAGAGATAAGTTTTACTTTGCCTTTAAAATCTGATAGTTTTACTGGCTTTAGGCCAATGTCAAGTACATTAAATTCAGGTGCTTTCGAACCAATTTTCAATTCATTTCCTGCAAGTTCTAGAGGATTACCACCAAATTTAACTTTTCGATTACTCATAGTTTTCAAGGTTTAGTTTATATGATAAACGCTGAACGTTAATAAATTGTTCAGCGTTTTATTAAAAAAAAATAATTTTAAATTAAAACATCTATTCTTCATCTAAAACAATTTCTGTAGACACTTCCTCTTTAGTGATGATTTTGATTATAATTTCTTCTTTCTTCTTATTAAAACCAACAGAAATAACATCACCCGCTTTCATAGTACTTTTTATAATTACTTCCGCCATAGGATCTTCAAGGTATTTCTGAATGGCTCTTTTTAATGGTCTAGCACCATACTGGATATCAAAGCCTTTTTCAGTAATAAAATCTTTCGCTGCTGGAGATATTTTAATCAAATAACCAAGGCTTAATATCCTATCATAGAGACCTTTTAATTCGATATCAATAATTTTGTGAATTTCAGGTCTTGACAGGGTATTAAATATCACTATATCGTCAATACGATTTAAGAACTCAGGGGCAAAAGCCTTTTTCAATGCCTTTTGAAGTACATTTTTAGAGTAATCGTTTGCTGTCGCCTCTTTAGCGGCAGTATTAAAACCAACACCCCGTCCGAAATCTTTGAGTTCTCTAGATCCAATGTTGGAAGTCATTATAACAATAGTGTTTTTAAAATCAACTCTTCTGCCTAAACTATCTGTAAGAAGACCTTCATCCAATACCTGAAGTAATATATGAAAAACATCGGGGTGAGCTTTTTCAACTTCATCCAATAATACGACTGAATATGGCTTACGACGCACTTTCTCAGTTAATTGACCTCCTTCTTCGTATCCAATGTAACCTGGAGGAGCTCCAACAAGTCTTGATACTGAAAATTTCTCCATATACTCACTCATATCAATACGAATGAGGTTTTCGTATGAATCAAAAAGATATCTGGCAAGTACTTTGGCTAGCTGTGTTTTACCAACTCCAGTAGGTCCAAGAAAAATGAAGGTACCAATAGGTTTATTTGGATCTTTCAATCCAGCCCTATTCCTCTGAATTGCTTTAACAACCTTTCCTATAGCATCATCTTGACCAATAATAGAACCTTTAAGTTCATCGGCCATTTTAACAAGCCTTGCACCTTCAGCTTGTGCAATCCTTTGAACTGGAACACCAGTCATCATAGCAACAACTTCAGCCACCTTATCTTCACTTACTATCTCACGATGCTTAGTAAGTTCACGCTCCCAGCGTTTTTGCTCTTGATCTAAGAGATCTATAAACTGTTTTTCTTTGTCCCTAAAACTAGCAGCAGATTCAAAATCCTGATTTTTTACCGATTTAATTTTTTCTTTTTTAGCTTCTTCAACTTGCTTTTCAAGCATAATCATTTTCTCAGGAACTTTGATATTAGAGATATGAACCCTAGATCCTGATTCATCTAACGCATCAATAGCTTTATCTGGTAAATGTCGGTCAGAAATATAACGCATAGTTAATTTAACGCAAGCATTAATGGCTTCAGGAGTGTAGGTAACATTATGGTGTTCTTCATAACGTTCTTTAATATTATTTAAAATTTCAACAGTTTCTTCGGGTGATGTAGGATCAACCATTACTTTTTGGAATCTACGCTCTAAAGCACCATCTTTCTCAATATGTTCGCGGTATTCATCAAGAGTTGTTGCGCCAATACACTGAAGTTCTCCTCGAGCCAAAGAGGGTTTTAGCATATTTGCAGCATCCAATGAACCCGTTGCACCTCCAGCACCAACAATGGTATGAATCTCGTCTATGAACAGAATTACATCATTGGTTTTAGCTAATTCGTTGAGAATAGCTTTCATCCTTTCCTCAAATTGCCCTCTATATTTAGTTCCAGCAACAATAGATGCTAAATCAAGGGTTACAACTCTTTTATTGAAAAGAACTCTAGATACTTTCTTTTTTATTATTCGTAGGGCCAATCCCTCTGCAATTGCTGACTTCCCAACTCCGGGTTCACCAATAAGTATAGGATTATTTTTCTTTCTTCTGCTTAAAATTTGGGCAATACGTTCAATCTCTCTTTCTCTACCAATTATCGGATCTAAGCGTCCTTCTTCTGCTGCTTTGGTTAAATCAATTCCAAAGTTGTCAAGTACAGGTGTGTCTGATGCAGGTTTGCCTGGTGTTTGCTGAGAGCCTCCTCGAGGAACTCCGAATTGGCTACGTTCATCATCCTCATCGGAGAAATCACCTTGAGATTTAATCTCTCCCATTTCAAGTTCAGCTCTAACCGATAGGTAATTAACCTTTCTCTCTGCTAGAATTTGTGTAATATAATTGTTCTCATCTTTTAGTATAGCCAATAGAAGATGTGCAGGATTTACTACGTCTGTCTTTAGGGATCTTGCTTCCAAAAAGACAAGTTTTAGAGCCCTTTCAGAGGATTTATAAAGGTTAAGTTCATCTGGCTCACTCACATTCAATATATCTTTACTGTTTAAAAGT encodes the following:
- the rpmG gene encoding 50S ribosomal protein L33; amino-acid sequence: MAKKGNRVQVIMECTEHKESGMPGTSRYITTKNKKNTPERLEFRKYNPVLKRVTLHRETK
- a CDS encoding DUF4295 domain-containing protein, which produces MAKKVVATMQKGTGRVRTKCIKMVRSPKTGAYMFKEEMVNNAEIQDFFKAK
- the ftsY gene encoding signal recognition particle-docking protein FtsY — encoded protein: MGVLDFFSKENKDSLNKGLEKTKESLLKKISKAVIGKSHVDDEVLDNLEEILISSDVGVETTLRIIERIQKRAASDKYLNTNELNQILKSEIVNLLAENESVESELFPAKNSGNPYVIMVVGVNGVGKTTTIGKLAYLFKSSGKSVLIGAADTFRAAAVDQITIWADRVGVPIVKQQMGADPASVAFDTLTSAKASNMDVVIIDTAGRLHNKINLMNELSKIKKVMQKVIPDAPHEVLLVLDGSVGQNAFEQAKQFTKSTEVTALALTKLDGTAKGGVVIGISDQFKIPVKFIGVGEKITDLQIFNRVEFVDSLFN
- the rimO gene encoding 30S ribosomal protein S12 methylthiotransferase RimO — encoded protein: MKKSKRKINVVTLGCSKNIVDSEFLMKQLDFDGWEVVHDSNDTSAKVVVINTCGFIADAKEESTDTIIRFVNAKNQGVIDRVYVMGCLSQRYKDDLSKEIPEVDGFYGVTDLPEILKDLKSKYSNEVANDRMLLTPNHYAYLKISEGCNWGCGYCAIPLIRGKHISRSIESLVDEATKIAQNGIKELLIIAQDSTYYGLDLYGKRMLAELIEKLSEIKGIEWIRIHYAYPSNFPISLIDVIKNNPKVCKYIDIPFQHISDNMLKIMRRGLTKDETIKLVDNLRKSIPDIAIRTTFLVGHPGETEQDFRELVDFVKESKFDRIGVFTYSEEEGTYSANNYPDKISSSVKNRRFNKIMEIQREISLSNNSKRVGKVYKVIIDRIEDENFIGRTEYDSPEVDQEVIIKSDKKIAVGDFINVKITSCDDYDLMGEMI
- the tpx gene encoding thiol peroxidase, which gives rise to MSNRKVKFGGNPLELAGNELKIGSKAPEFNVLDIGLKPVKLSDFKGKVKLISVFPSIDTSVCSIQNHKFNSEAGSYGENVAFLAISMDLPFALKRFCGAEGINNLKTLSDHRDADFGNKYGFLIKDLRLLARGVVIIDKDDKIQYVEVLQEIGKEPNYDAALKVLKALI
- a CDS encoding ATP-dependent Clp protease ATP-binding subunit — protein: MDSKFSQKIKDILTYSREEAIRLGNSSISPEHLFLGILRDGESIAIDVLNSLGLDLAEIKKLLENKLLNSKDILNVSEPDELNLYKSSERALKLVFLEARSLKTDVVNPAHLLLAILKDENNYITQILAERKVNYLSVRAELEMGEIKSQGDFSDEDDERSQFGVPRGGSQQTPGKPASDTPVLDNFGIDLTKAAEEGRLDPIIGREREIERIAQILSRRKKNNPILIGEPGVGKSAIAEGLALRIIKKKVSRVLFNKRVVTLDLASIVAGTKYRGQFEERMKAILNELAKTNDVILFIDEIHTIVGAGGATGSLDAANMLKPSLARGELQCIGATTLDEYREHIEKDGALERRFQKVMVDPTSPEETVEILNNIKERYEEHHNVTYTPEAINACVKLTMRYISDRHLPDKAIDALDESGSRVHISNIKVPEKMIMLEKQVEEAKKEKIKSVKNQDFESAASFRDKEKQFIDLLDQEQKRWERELTKHREIVSEDKVAEVVAMMTGVPVQRIAQAEGARLVKMADELKGSIIGQDDAIGKVVKAIQRNRAGLKDPNKPIGTFIFLGPTGVGKTQLAKVLARYLFDSYENLIRIDMSEYMEKFSVSRLVGAPPGYIGYEEGGQLTEKVRRKPYSVVLLDEVEKAHPDVFHILLQVLDEGLLTDSLGRRVDFKNTIVIMTSNIGSRELKDFGRGVGFNTAAKEATANDYSKNVLQKALKKAFAPEFLNRIDDIVIFNTLSRPEIHKIIDIELKGLYDRILSLGYLIKISPAAKDFITEKGFDIQYGARPLKRAIQKYLEDPMAEVIIKSTMKAGDVISVGFNKKKEEIIIKIITKEEVSTEIVLDEE